TGGGCAACTCGATACGTGTGCCTATTCGGCACACAGCATGGTAGGCTTCCCAAGTGGCGAAGGGCTTCGGATGGGGTACCGAGAAGAACCTCCAGCTGAAGAAGGAGCGCGGGATCACCTTCGAGGAGATTCTGTTCCACATCGAGCGCGGCGACCTGCTCGATGTCCTCGAGCATCCCCACCCGGAGCGTTTCGCCCAGCAGAGGATCTTCGTCGTCAGAGTGGTCGACTACGTCTATCTGGTGCCGTTCGTCGAATCGGAGACCGAGCTCTTTCTGAAGACCATCATCCCGAGCCGGAAGGCGACCCGCGACTACCTGCGAAGTGAGGGGGAGAAGCCATGAAAAAGCCCGATTCCGAGGAGCGGGATCTGCTCGAGTCGATCGAGAAGGGCGAGTGGCGCTCGACCGGACTCAAGGCTCGCGAGCGGGCGCGTTACGAGCGCGCCGCGGCGGGCACCCTGCGCAAAGACCGGCGCGTCAACCTGCGCCTCTCCTCGCGCGACCTCGATGCGATCAAGAAGCGCGCGCTCCTCGAAGGCCTGCCGTACCAGACTCTCATCGCGAGCGTCATCCACCGCTACGCCGCGGGGACTCTGAAAGAAAGCGATCGCTGAACGCTTGCTCTGCCCGCAGTCCATATACTCGGTCCCATTCCCGAGGAGGACTCATGGCGAAGGTTTGGCTTGTGAATCGTCGGCTCGGCTTCTTGCTTCTCCGGGGACCTGCCCTTGCGGGGTTCGCGGTCCTGGCCGCGGGCCTTCTGCTTTCTTGCTCGCGAGGTCCGTCAGGTGAAACCGGCGGCGCGGCTCCTCGAGCTTCGCCGACGTCTCTCAGAGTCGAGCCGGCGAGAATCACCAGCTCGCCAGCGATCCCTGGACGAAAGCTGAGAGTCTTCGGGTCGTACCCCGGCGTCGGCGATCGAGAGCTCGAAGCCACTCGGGTCCAGTTCAAGAGCTCCGATCCGGCAGTGGCCTCTGTGTCGCCCTCCGGCGACGTACTCTTTCTTCAGCCCGGCATCGCCACAATCGTCGTGACCGTCGAAGGTGTCCAGGCGATCGCCTCGGTGGAGATCCGGAAGCCTCCCATCGCGCTGG
The DNA window shown above is from Thermoanaerobaculia bacterium and carries:
- a CDS encoding toxin codes for the protein MAKGFGWGTEKNLQLKKERGITFEEILFHIERGDLLDVLEHPHPERFAQQRIFVVRVVDYVYLVPFVESETELFLKTIIPSRKATRDYLRSEGEKP
- a CDS encoding antitoxin — its product is MKKPDSEERDLLESIEKGEWRSTGLKARERARYERAAAGTLRKDRRVNLRLSSRDLDAIKKRALLEGLPYQTLIASVIHRYAAGTLKESDR